In the bacterium genome, one interval contains:
- a CDS encoding 4Fe-4S dicluster domain-containing protein: protein MERSRRSFLKIAGISVLGVGAKPLSQALAAAQGSKTGPDPRALPGKRWAMVVDLKKPCPDNCRDCFEACHKTHNVPSMPNPKDEVKWIWNESFPHAFPGQEHDFLDEALKKHPVIVLCNHCDNPPCVRVCPTKATFKREDGIVMMDYHRCIGCRFCMAGCPFGARSLNWRDPRPFIKELNKEFPTRTRGVVEKCNFCEERLAKGQKPACVEACKEKVLFFGDLEDAGSEIRRLLKVRTAIRRKPQLGTMPQVYYLV from the coding sequence ATGGAGCGCAGCCGACGCAGCTTCCTTAAGATCGCCGGGATCTCGGTCTTGGGGGTGGGGGCCAAGCCTCTTTCCCAAGCTCTGGCAGCAGCTCAGGGCTCCAAGACAGGCCCGGATCCCAGGGCGCTTCCTGGGAAGCGTTGGGCCATGGTAGTGGATCTCAAGAAGCCGTGCCCCGACAACTGCCGGGACTGCTTCGAGGCCTGTCACAAGACCCACAACGTACCTTCCATGCCCAACCCCAAGGATGAGGTGAAGTGGATCTGGAATGAGAGCTTCCCGCACGCTTTTCCAGGCCAGGAGCATGATTTCCTGGACGAAGCCCTGAAGAAACATCCGGTGATAGTTCTTTGCAATCATTGTGATAATCCCCCTTGCGTGAGGGTTTGTCCCACCAAGGCCACCTTCAAGAGGGAGGATGGCATAGTGATGATGGATTATCACCGCTGCATAGGCTGCAGATTCTGCATGGCGGGCTGTCCCTTTGGGGCCAGGAGTCTGAACTGGAGGGATCCCAGGCCCTTCATAAAGGAACTGAACAAGGAGTTTCCTACCCGCACACGAGGGGTTGTGGAGAAGTGCAACTTCTGTGAAGAGAGGCTGGCCAAGGGACAGAAGCCTGCATGTGTGGAGGCCTGCAAAGAGAAAGTTCTTTTCTTTGGGGATCTCGAAGATGCTGGGAGCGAGATCAGAAGGCTTCTCAAGGTGCGAACGGCCATCCGCCGCAAACCGCAACTGGGCACCATGCCTCAGGTGTACTATCTAGTGTGA
- a CDS encoding universal stress protein, protein MKEIKKILWPTDLSENSALALPLVTSLSQKYGAQIHLIFVAEDIDQVVNFYGQDHPGPVKEFKEWVMRKATKRMEEICQAELGGCPYYQKRILVGDPAQEILKYVEQEGIDLVVMATHGHGASTHEHRPGQAVFGSVSEEVVKNSPVPVLTVTPPRKG, encoded by the coding sequence ATGAAGGAAATAAAGAAGATACTCTGGCCTACGGATTTATCTGAAAATTCGGCTCTGGCACTTCCCCTGGTAACCTCCCTTTCCCAGAAGTATGGGGCTCAGATCCACCTGATCTTCGTGGCCGAGGACATAGATCAAGTGGTGAACTTCTATGGACAGGATCACCCAGGCCCAGTGAAGGAGTTCAAGGAATGGGTGATGAGGAAGGCCACCAAGCGCATGGAAGAAATCTGCCAGGCAGAGCTGGGAGGCTGCCCCTATTACCAGAAGCGGATCTTGGTGGGGGACCCGGCTCAGGAGATACTCAAGTACGTGGAGCAGGAGGGAATCGATCTGGTGGTGATGGCTACCCACGGCCATGGAGCCTCCACCCATGAGCATCGCCCAGGCCAGGCTGTTTTCGGAAGCGTGAGCGAGGAAGTGGTAAAAAACTCCCCTGTGCCGGTATTGACTGTGACCCCACCACGGAAGGGGTGA
- the nrfD gene encoding NrfD/PsrC family molybdoenzyme membrane anchor subunit, translated as MLEKALVGSRKYYGWVSILLLFMGVGFICYLLQLSEGLGITGMSRDVSWGLYIAQFTFLVGVAASAVMLVLPYYLHHYKTFGKITILGEFLAVSAVTMCLTFIIVDLGQPARAFNVLLYPTPNSILFWDMVVLNGYLFLNILVGWTVLSAEKKGLAPPSWVKPFIYISIPWAISIHTVTAFIYAGLPGRGFWLTAIMAPRFLSSAFASGPALLILFCLIIRRLTKFDPGREAIQTLAKIVTYAMLVSIFFVLMELFTAFYSKIPEHMHHFQYLFVGLHGHTTLVPWWWAFMIMAVVAAYLLVNPRTRSDERLLAVACAMVFISLWIEKGLGLVVTGFIPNPMDKVFEYSPTWPEVFITLGVWAMGFLILTVLYKIAISIKEEKGV; from the coding sequence ATGCTGGAGAAGGCTCTAGTAGGAAGCAGGAAATACTATGGCTGGGTGAGTATTCTGCTGCTCTTCATGGGGGTAGGTTTCATCTGCTACCTGCTCCAGCTCAGCGAAGGCCTGGGCATAACGGGCATGAGCAGGGATGTATCCTGGGGACTCTACATAGCCCAGTTCACCTTCCTGGTCGGGGTGGCAGCTTCGGCCGTGATGCTGGTGTTGCCTTACTACCTTCATCATTACAAGACCTTCGGCAAGATAACCATACTGGGGGAGTTCCTGGCTGTCTCTGCCGTGACCATGTGTTTGACCTTCATAATAGTGGATCTGGGTCAACCGGCCCGAGCCTTCAACGTGCTCTTATATCCCACTCCCAATTCCATCCTTTTCTGGGACATGGTCGTGCTAAACGGTTACCTTTTTCTGAACATTCTTGTGGGATGGACAGTCTTGAGTGCCGAAAAGAAAGGCTTGGCGCCACCTAGCTGGGTCAAACCCTTCATCTACATATCTATACCCTGGGCCATAAGCATCCATACTGTGACAGCCTTCATCTATGCGGGGTTACCTGGGAGAGGCTTCTGGCTGACGGCCATCATGGCTCCACGCTTTCTCTCCTCGGCCTTTGCCTCGGGACCTGCACTGCTGATCCTGTTTTGTCTCATCATCAGGAGGCTGACCAAGTTTGATCCGGGCAGGGAGGCCATTCAGACCCTGGCCAAGATCGTGACCTATGCCATGCTGGTGAGCATATTCTTCGTGCTCATGGAGCTATTTACTGCCTTCTACAGCAAGATTCCAGAGCACATGCACCATTTCCAGTATCTTTTTGTGGGCCTCCATGGCCATACTACATTGGTGCCCTGGTGGTGGGCTTTCATGATAATGGCCGTTGTGGCAGCCTATCTCCTGGTGAATCCCAGAACCCGAAGCGACGAGAGGCTCCTAGCCGTGGCCTGTGCCATGGTTTTCATCTCCCTTTGGATAGAGAAGGGGCTGGGGCTTGTGGTCACTGGCTTCATACCCAACCCCATGGACAAGGTCTTCGAATACTCGCCCACATGGCCCGAGGTTTTCATAACCCTGGGGGTTTGGGCCATGGGTTTTCTGATCTTGACCGTGCTTTACAAGATCGCGATTTCTATCAAGGAAGAAAAAGGGGTTTGA
- a CDS encoding (Fe-S)-binding protein, with amino-acid sequence MLKTKPQELLNIDYKPPKTGWMKTPVDFRPGTWCYSALPKNLRVLGLPNPRDWQPSDEDWKLPPNWKETIIRGFKERLDRFRSFKLFLDICVRCGACADKCHFYIGSGDPKNMPVLRAELIRSVYRRYFTAAGKILGELCGARDLTEDVLKEWFYYFYQCTECRRCSVFCPYGIDQAEITMMGRELLNLVGCNINWILEPAANCYRTGNHLGIQPHTFKDMIEFFLDDIENITGIRIEPSFNRKGAEILFVTPSGDVFADPGTYTLMGYLMLFHEIGLDYTWSTYASEGGNFGLFSSHEIMKRLNAKMYAEAKRLGVKWILGGECGHMWRVIHQYMNTMNGPADFLEEPVSPITGTKFENAKATKMVHIVEFTADLIRNKKLKLDPSRNDHLRVTFHDSCNPARAMGFFEEPRYVLKNVCNNFFEMPEETIREKTFCCGGGAGLGTDENLEMRMRGGFPRANAVQYVHEKHGVNRLACICAIDRATLHSLMDYWVPEVQVTGIHELVGNALVMKGEKPRELDLRGEPLMGTEGGGDV; translated from the coding sequence CCTCCCAAGACGGGGTGGATGAAGACACCAGTGGATTTCAGGCCCGGCACCTGGTGTTACAGCGCCCTGCCCAAGAATCTGAGGGTGCTGGGGCTTCCCAACCCCAGGGACTGGCAGCCTTCGGACGAGGACTGGAAGCTGCCTCCCAACTGGAAGGAAACCATAATCAGGGGATTCAAGGAGAGGCTGGACAGGTTCCGCTCCTTCAAACTCTTCTTGGATATATGCGTGCGCTGTGGGGCATGCGCTGACAAATGTCACTTTTACATCGGCTCAGGGGATCCCAAGAACATGCCGGTCTTGAGGGCGGAGCTGATCAGGTCTGTTTACAGACGTTATTTCACTGCTGCAGGCAAGATCCTGGGCGAGCTTTGTGGCGCCAGGGACCTCACAGAGGATGTACTGAAGGAGTGGTTTTACTACTTTTACCAGTGCACAGAGTGCCGACGCTGTTCGGTATTCTGCCCTTATGGCATAGACCAGGCCGAGATCACCATGATGGGCCGGGAGCTTCTGAACCTGGTGGGCTGCAACATAAACTGGATCTTGGAGCCTGCAGCAAACTGTTACAGAACAGGGAATCATCTGGGCATCCAACCTCACACCTTCAAGGACATGATAGAGTTTTTCCTTGATGACATAGAAAACATAACAGGCATAAGAATAGAGCCCAGCTTCAATAGAAAAGGGGCTGAAATCCTCTTTGTGACTCCCTCCGGAGACGTGTTTGCAGACCCGGGCACCTATACTCTCATGGGGTATCTGATGCTCTTCCATGAGATAGGCCTGGATTATACCTGGAGCACTTACGCCTCCGAAGGAGGTAACTTTGGGCTTTTCTCTTCCCACGAGATAATGAAAAGGCTCAATGCCAAGATGTACGCCGAGGCCAAACGCCTGGGGGTCAAGTGGATCCTGGGAGGGGAGTGCGGCCACATGTGGAGGGTCATACACCAGTACATGAACACCATGAACGGTCCGGCGGACTTCCTGGAAGAGCCTGTCTCACCCATTACTGGTACCAAGTTTGAAAATGCCAAGGCCACCAAGATGGTGCACATAGTGGAATTTACGGCTGATCTTATCCGCAACAAGAAGCTGAAGCTGGACCCCAGCAGAAACGACCACCTGAGGGTGACCTTCCACGATTCCTGCAACCCGGCCAGGGCCATGGGCTTTTTTGAGGAGCCCAGGTACGTGCTAAAGAATGTGTGCAACAACTTCTTCGAGATGCCCGAGGAAACCATAAGGGAAAAGACCTTCTGCTGCGGTGGTGGAGCAGGGCTGGGCACAGACGAGAACCTGGAGATGAGAATGCGCGGGGGCTTCCCCAGGGCCAACGCGGTTCAGTACGTGCACGAAAAGCACGGAGTGAATCGTCTGGCCTGTATATGCGCCATAGACAGGGCAACGCTCCACTCTCTTATGGATTACTGGGTCCCGGAGGTTCAGGTGACCGGCATTCACGAGCTTGTGGGCAATGCCCTGGTGATGAAAGGGGAGAAACCTCGGGAGTTGGATCTGCGAGGAGAGCCTCTCATGGGAACGGAGGGCGGCGGGGATGTATAA
- a CDS encoding RNA methyltransferase, with protein MKTHDPESNNFLDQVGVVLHRPRSPENIGASARAMWNMGLSRLLLVGPLRWDKAAMERMATREAAHLISGIQIYDSLEAALGSFHVVVGTTARQGAVRGPLWSPWKAAERIVALGPQDKVAVVFGPEDRGLSNEELKLCHMVVRIPTAGFASLNLAQAVLVICYEIHKAFLHKRETPVKPRERLATVSELEGMYSHLEETLLKLCVIPKSNPRLGMMKVRKFFSRVGLRPYEVKMIRGLCRQIEWYAKQQAKKALEGLCTNQVSGPDGLTPPRDNS; from the coding sequence GTGAAAACCCATGACCCAGAAAGCAACAATTTCCTGGATCAGGTGGGAGTGGTGCTTCACCGTCCTCGTTCACCGGAGAACATCGGGGCCTCGGCCAGAGCCATGTGGAACATGGGCCTGTCCAGGCTTCTGTTGGTGGGGCCTCTGAGGTGGGACAAGGCGGCCATGGAGAGAATGGCAACAAGGGAGGCCGCACACCTGATAAGCGGAATTCAGATCTATGACTCCCTGGAGGCAGCCCTGGGCTCTTTTCATGTGGTGGTGGGAACAACGGCCAGGCAAGGGGCGGTGAGAGGGCCTCTGTGGAGTCCATGGAAAGCCGCAGAGCGTATCGTGGCCTTGGGACCTCAGGATAAGGTGGCAGTGGTTTTTGGGCCTGAAGACAGGGGGCTTTCCAACGAGGAGTTGAAGCTTTGTCACATGGTGGTGCGTATACCCACGGCCGGCTTTGCTTCCCTGAACTTGGCGCAGGCCGTATTGGTAATCTGCTATGAGATTCATAAGGCTTTCTTGCACAAGAGGGAGACTCCTGTTAAGCCCAGGGAGCGTCTGGCAACTGTATCGGAACTGGAAGGCATGTACAGCCATCTGGAAGAGACCCTCCTGAAACTCTGTGTTATCCCAAAAAGCAATCCCCGATTGGGCATGATGAAGGTCCGCAAGTTCTTCTCCAGGGTCGGGCTGAGGCCCTATGAGGTAAAGATGATCCGAGGTCTTTGCAGGCAGATAGAGTGGTACGCCAAACAGCAAGCCAAGAAAGCGCTGGAAGGGCTCTGTACAAATCAAGTCTCGGGCCCAGATGGTCTGACACCGCCCCGGGACAACAGTTAG
- a CDS encoding CoA-binding protein, which translates to MEEKRKEQEAFGILEGFFCPKSVAVIGASPSPHKGGHALVANLMDYCGEKLYPVNPNYQEVLGRPCYGSVEELPETVDLAIVFVPAKDVPRVIAQCGRKGITRVMIQSAGFAETGKQGRMLQERSLAEARGAGIRIWGPNCMGLINGHTRMVASFMRPHVWKDILRPGDVSVVVQSGMASAGFLMQVISEGYFGLSKACSIGNRCDINECDLLEYFAQDPQTQVVAMYLESVSEPSRFRRAIENLGKPVVLLRGGLSRGGARAAQSHTGTLAGDAKVAEGFFRQLKIQRAYDFLELMDLTKALSVWKGKKGGRRIAVVTFSGAAGIVASDHLESRAMALAQLSSSTCAKLKEVFPPWMEPSNPVDIWPAIERSGREKAYLWTLHALVNDPGVEAIHVHMYVDGALVEGSWKLLEPLASWPGRSALWLIGDTRCFIQVRQKVEAMGIPVFGEIQRGIRALALSLEE; encoded by the coding sequence ATGGAGGAAAAAAGAAAAGAGCAGGAGGCCTTTGGGATTCTGGAGGGCTTTTTTTGTCCCAAGAGCGTGGCTGTGATAGGGGCCAGTCCATCTCCCCACAAGGGGGGCCATGCTCTGGTTGCCAATCTCATGGATTATTGTGGGGAGAAACTATATCCCGTCAACCCTAATTACCAAGAGGTCTTGGGAAGACCTTGCTACGGCTCTGTGGAAGAGCTACCTGAGACGGTAGATCTGGCCATCGTGTTTGTGCCGGCCAAGGATGTGCCCCGAGTGATAGCACAGTGTGGGAGAAAGGGTATCACGAGGGTGATGATTCAAAGCGCAGGATTTGCGGAAACAGGAAAGCAGGGTCGGATGCTTCAGGAAAGGTCTCTGGCAGAGGCCCGTGGTGCAGGCATCCGGATCTGGGGGCCCAACTGCATGGGGCTTATCAACGGTCATACCCGCATGGTGGCCTCCTTCATGAGGCCCCATGTGTGGAAAGACATCTTGAGACCTGGGGATGTCTCTGTGGTGGTGCAAAGCGGTATGGCCTCTGCAGGATTTCTGATGCAGGTCATCAGTGAGGGCTATTTCGGGCTCAGCAAGGCCTGCTCCATAGGAAACCGCTGCGACATAAACGAATGCGACCTCCTGGAGTATTTTGCCCAGGATCCTCAAACCCAAGTGGTGGCAATGTATCTGGAATCCGTTTCAGAGCCGTCCAGATTCAGAAGGGCCATTGAGAACCTGGGGAAACCCGTTGTGCTCTTAAGAGGTGGACTCAGCCGGGGAGGTGCCAGGGCTGCCCAGAGTCATACGGGTACATTGGCCGGAGATGCGAAGGTGGCAGAGGGTTTCTTCAGACAATTAAAGATCCAGAGGGCTTACGACTTCCTGGAATTGATGGATCTGACCAAGGCTCTTTCTGTGTGGAAGGGCAAGAAGGGAGGCAGGCGGATTGCAGTGGTGACATTTAGCGGAGCGGCCGGAATCGTGGCTTCAGACCACCTGGAAAGCCGGGCAATGGCCTTGGCCCAGCTTTCCTCCAGCACCTGCGCAAAACTCAAAGAGGTCTTTCCCCCCTGGATGGAACCTTCTAATCCCGTGGACATATGGCCTGCCATAGAAAGAAGCGGTAGGGAGAAAGCCTACCTGTGGACTTTGCATGCACTGGTGAATGACCCGGGGGTCGAAGCCATACACGTGCACATGTACGTGGATGGGGCACTGGTGGAGGGCTCATGGAAGCTACTAGAACCGCTTGCTTCATGGCCGGGAAGATCAGCCCTTTGGCTCATAGGGGACACCAGATGTTTTATACAGGTGAGGCAAAAGGTGGAGGCCATGGGTATTCCTGTCTTCGGAGAGATTCAAAGGGGCATAAGGGCCCTGGCATTGAGCCTGGAGGAATAA
- the dsrJ gene encoding sulfate reduction electron transfer complex DsrMKJOP subunit DsrJ, with amino-acid sequence MYNAGKIIIGLVVFVALMTFPFWYNAGRAAVAPELVLPTKEKQCVESTSFMRAKHMELIDEWRHAVVREGQRIYVGLGGKKFDMSLQNTCMSCHNEKEKFCDRCHTYVAVSPNCWSCHLEPKEMK; translated from the coding sequence ATGTATAACGCGGGAAAGATCATAATCGGACTTGTGGTCTTTGTGGCTCTAATGACTTTCCCTTTCTGGTACAACGCAGGGAGGGCTGCTGTGGCCCCTGAGCTGGTACTGCCCACCAAAGAAAAGCAATGCGTGGAGTCCACCTCTTTCATGCGGGCCAAACACATGGAGCTCATAGATGAGTGGCGCCATGCAGTGGTAAGGGAGGGCCAGAGGATATATGTGGGCCTGGGAGGCAAGAAGTTCGACATGAGCCTCCAGAACACGTGCATGAGCTGTCACAATGAGAAGGAGAAATTCTGCGATCGTTGTCACACCTACGTGGCAGTGTCACCCAACTGCTGGTCCTGCCACCTAGAGCCCAAGGAGATGAAGTGA
- a CDS encoding tetratricopeptide repeat protein, translated as MSSTDQPQTDLIRRHLEYLRFYPNSVEAHYNLGLAYLQNNQMEEALAEFQKSLQLRPTMVEALINMGGIYFRQGNLDQCIEANQKALEISPHSFQALCNLAFSFLQKGMWEQAIVYARAALEINPESALVHHHLAIALHKLQRNQEAMDHLQRAEELGFKPDPQVRESIERGLSL; from the coding sequence ATGAGCAGCACAGACCAGCCCCAAACGGATCTCATACGCAGGCATTTGGAATACTTGCGTTTCTATCCCAACTCGGTGGAGGCCCACTACAATCTGGGCCTGGCATATTTGCAAAACAATCAGATGGAGGAGGCCCTGGCCGAATTCCAGAAATCCCTGCAACTACGGCCCACCATGGTGGAGGCCTTGATCAACATGGGAGGAATTTACTTCCGGCAGGGGAATCTGGATCAATGTATCGAGGCTAACCAAAAGGCCCTGGAGATCTCCCCCCACTCTTTTCAGGCCCTTTGCAACCTGGCATTCTCCTTCCTGCAGAAAGGGATGTGGGAGCAGGCCATTGTTTATGCCAGGGCTGCCCTGGAGATAAACCCTGAATCAGCCTTGGTGCACCACCATCTGGCCATAGCCCTCCACAAGCTGCAGAGGAATCAGGAGGCCATGGATCACCTGCAAAGGGCCGAAGAGCTGGGTTTCAAACCCGACCCGCAGGTACGCGAATCCATAGAAAGGGGTCTGTCTCTCTGA
- a CDS encoding 4Fe-4S binding protein has translation MPYRVTVNKETCDGDGECVEICPVDVYELDANGKAEPVNMDECIGCESCIEVCPTDSITVEEI, from the coding sequence ATGCCGTATCGTGTAACCGTGAACAAAGAAACATGTGACGGCGATGGAGAGTGCGTGGAGATCTGCCCGGTGGACGTCTACGAGCTGGACGCCAATGGAAAGGCGGAGCCGGTGAACATGGACGAGTGCATTGGGTGCGAAAGCTGTATAGAGGTCTGCCCCACGGATTCCATAACCGTGGAGGAGATCTGA